One genomic segment of Capricornis sumatraensis isolate serow.1 chromosome 6, serow.2, whole genome shotgun sequence includes these proteins:
- the SLC25A37 gene encoding mitoferrin-1 isoform X2 produces MATLLHDAVMNPAEVVKQRMQMYNSPHRSALSCIRTVWGTEGLGAFYRSYTTQLTMNIPFQSIHFITYEFLQEQINPYRGYNPQSHIISGGLAGALAAAATTPLDVCKTLLNTQENMALNLANISGRLSGMANAFRTVYQLNGLPGYFKGVQARVIYQMPSTAISWSVYEFFKYFLTKHKLESRTPY; encoded by the exons ATGGCCACCCTGCTTCACGACGCAGTCATGAATCCAGCAGAAG TCGTGAAGCAACGCATGCAGATGTACAACTCTCCGCACCGGTCGGCCCTCAGCTGCATCCGGACAGTGTGGGGGACGGAGGGCTTGGGGGCCTTCTATCGGAGTTACACCACGCAGCTGACCATGAACATTCCCTTCCAGTCCATCCACTTCATCACCTACGAGTTCCTGCAGGAGCAGATCAACCCCTACCGGGGCTACAACCCGCAGTCCCACATCATCTCAGGCGGGCTGGCCGGAGCCCTggccgccgccgccaccacccCCCTGGACGTCTGTAAGACCCTCCTCAACACTCAGGAGAACATGGCCCTCAACCTGGCCAACATCAGCGGCCGGCTGTCGGGCATGGCCAATGCCTTCCGGACGGTGTACCAGCTCAATGGCCTGCCCGGGTACTTCAAAGGTGTGCAGGCCCGGGTCATCTACCAGATGCCATCCACCGCCATCTCCTGGTCTGTCTATGAGTTCTTCAAGTACTTCCTCACCAAACACAAGCTGGAGAGTCGAACTCCCTACTAA